The Candidatus Sulfotelmatobacter sp. region GTTGTCGCAGGTATCTCTGGCCGTGGATGAAAAGATCAATATTCTGATGGTTGATGACCAACCGGGCAAGCTGCTCACCTATGAAGCTATGCTTGGTGAACTGGGCGAGAACCTAATCAAGGCTCATTCCGGGATGGAGGCCTTGGAGCACCTGCTGAAAACCGATATTGCCCTTGTCCTGATGGACGTGAGCATGCCTGGGATGGATGGTTTCGAAACGGCGCAGATGATTCATGATCACCCGCGCTTTCAAAACACGCCGATTGTTTTCATCTCCGGCATTCTTGTCACCGATCTGGACCGCCTCAAAGGATATCAACACGGAGCCGTAGATTACGTTTCCGTTCCGGTTGTCCCGGAGCTGCTTCGGGCAAAGGTAAAGGTGTTTGCGGAGCTGCATCGCAAAACGCAGCAACTCGAAGCGCTTAACGCGCGCATGACCATGTTGCAGGACGAAGAGCGCAGGCGGATCGCGCGGGAGTTGCACGACAGTGTCGGACAACTGCTCGCTGCGATCAGCATGAACAGCGCTTCGGTAGAAGCGGAATCTCATAAGCTAAGCCCGAATGTAGCCAGACGCGTTGCCGAAAACGCTGCCATGGTTCAGGAGGCCAGCAAGCAGATCCGAATCATTTCTCACTTGCTGCATCCTCCGCTGCTGGATGAAACAGGTCTGGCATCCGCCCTCAGGTGGTATGTCGAAGGATTCTCGGAGCGCAGTAAAATCGACACGAAACTGGACATCCCTCAAGCCTTTGAGGATCTGTCGAAGGAGATGGAACTTTCCATCTTTCGGGTGGTGCAGGAGTGCCTCACTAATATTCATCGTCACGCTGGAAGCCCCACGGCCGGAATTCGCATTACCCAAGACAAGGCTTGCGTAAGGATCGAAATCGAAGACGCGGGCAAAGGGATTGCATTCGAAAAACAGCTCGCGCTCCAGTCGTCCGCCCACACCGGAGTCGGCGTTCGCGGAATGCGTGAGCGCTTACGCAGGTTAGGCGGGACTCTGCAAATTTACTCCAAAGGCCAGGGAACGCGGGTGACGGCCGTTCTTCCCGTTGCGCATGCCTCGATTGTGCC contains the following coding sequences:
- a CDS encoding response regulator; its protein translation is MDEKINILMVDDQPGKLLTYEAMLGELGENLIKAHSGMEALEHLLKTDIALVLMDVSMPGMDGFETAQMIHDHPRFQNTPIVFISGILVTDLDRLKGYQHGAVDYVSVPVVPELLRAKVKVFAELHRKTQQLEALNARMTMLQDEERRRIARELHDSVGQLLAAISMNSASVEAESHKLSPNVARRVAENAAMVQEASKQIRIISHLLHPPLLDETGLASALRWYVEGFSERSKIDTKLDIPQAFEDLSKEMELSIFRVVQECLTNIHRHAGSPTAGIRITQDKACVRIEIEDAGKGIAFEKQLALQSSAHTGVGVRGMRERLRRLGGTLQIYSKGQGTRVTAVLPVAHASIVPSAAPVTTPIATAPATQEVGSRSVQSEGASVANQLT